In Pseudomonadota bacterium, a single window of DNA contains:
- the nrfD gene encoding polysulfide reductase NrfD → MFNDLSLADVAEPKMATPAVNKATLTFLMLAAIGLSAGLYAFYAGHHQVYNNTREMPWGILIAGYAFFAITSTGLCLLAAISHLFGGNQMAALSNRMVFLSIVTIIGGFSLIGVEIENPHRMLLYNVLTPNFTSNIWWMGTLYGMAVGFMFVEFFLILNKRYKIAVVLGVAGALAEVMANTNLGAVFATLSGRPFWYGSQLPIYFLASAFMSGAAAIIIFTHFAYKLRGRQMEPAVLKGVQSAGKVLALLLFLIVVATAWRFIAFFVGGTELGRTAAEGILSGPLAVNFWVFEITVGLAIPLGLLISSGMKRVPLMALAAFMTLVGQFFQRYDLVVAGQLVPIYDGWDNLPTYFSYIPSLAEFMVTFGGIFVVCAGFLLGERFFGKAFDDFGHH, encoded by the coding sequence ATGTTTAACGATTTATCTTTAGCTGATGTGGCCGAGCCGAAAATGGCTACACCTGCTGTCAACAAGGCAACGCTGACGTTTCTGATGCTTGCCGCCATTGGCTTGTCTGCCGGCCTTTATGCGTTTTATGCGGGCCATCACCAGGTTTACAATAATACCAGGGAGATGCCTTGGGGGATTCTCATCGCCGGCTATGCTTTCTTTGCAATTACCTCCACCGGGCTCTGTCTGTTGGCAGCTATCAGCCACCTGTTCGGCGGTAATCAGATGGCGGCCCTTTCAAACAGAATGGTTTTCCTTTCCATCGTGACGATTATCGGTGGTTTTTCTTTGATCGGCGTGGAGATTGAAAATCCGCATCGCATGCTGCTTTACAATGTGCTGACCCCGAATTTCACCTCAAATATCTGGTGGATGGGCACCCTTTACGGGATGGCGGTTGGCTTCATGTTTGTCGAGTTTTTCCTGATCCTCAACAAGCGTTATAAAATTGCGGTAGTTCTTGGAGTTGCCGGCGCATTGGCCGAGGTCATGGCTAACACCAACCTCGGCGCGGTGTTTGCAACCCTGTCAGGACGTCCGTTCTGGTATGGATCGCAGCTGCCGATTTATTTTCTGGCATCTGCTTTCATGTCAGGCGCTGCAGCGATTATCATATTCACCCATTTTGCATATAAACTCCGTGGACGTCAAATGGAGCCCGCGGTCTTAAAAGGGGTTCAGAGTGCTGGCAAGGTGCTGGCGCTGCTCCTGTTTCTGATTGTTGTTGCAACCGCCTGGAGGTTCATTGCCTTCTTCGTCGGGGGCACTGAGCTTGGCCGTACTGCTGCCGAAGGTATTTTGAGTGGACCCCTGGCGGTTAATTTCTGGGTTTTTGAGATTACCGTTGGCCTTGCCATTCCTTTGGGACTGCTGATTTCTTCAGGAATGAAGAGAGTGCCGCTCATGGCACTGGCGGCTTTTATGACCCTGGTCGGTCAGTTTTTTCAGAGATATGACCTTGTTGTTGCAGGGCAATTGGTGCCGATCTATGACGGCTGGGACAATCTGCCCACGTATTTCAGCTACATCCCGTCCCTTGCCGAGTTCATGGTAACCTTCGGTGGGATTTTCGTGGTTTGCGCCGGATTTTTATTAGGTGAGAGATTTTTCGGCAAAGCCTTTGACGATTTCGGCCATCATTGA
- the pabB gene encoding aminodeoxychorismate synthase component I — MSPAPFTETELNTLLKNLANEDNFVFLETTTITGENHTSYLFQNPVDRIIFSPGASVDNFFAKIETCLDKGFYLAGWFAYEFGYLLEPSLHSLIKSDNQSILAELLVFNKPLTYDHSTGARVDTAPKSVYPPSSGQISEFLPAGYRIDNLSLNESQADYLKKIARIKQYIAEGDTYQVNYTLKYLFDFSGSKENLYTTLRRNQSVSYAAYIRSQGKDTISFSPELFFRKQGSTCTVRPMKGTIKRGSTSDQDAELSKYLHQDQKNRSENIMIVDLLRNDLGRLCNMGEVNVQSLFDIETYETLHQMTSTITGQLRNDVSIKDLLTCLFPCGSVTGAPKIRTMEIIRELELEDRGVYTGGIGFITPARDAHFNVPIRTIQLNGNKGEMGVGSGVVYDSDPGNEWEECQLKARFLNVSSLRALKNDFELIETILWDKQSGYWLLDSHINRLKNSAGHFNYPFDEKAVLSQLERLAESFDKKTSQRVRLTLNSFGEISLTHSQCAEPKHRSPEGIYEQEDLPRVILSQEKSIPTDLMLLHKTTRRELYNRERAKAERNGFVEVIFANTRDEITEGSISNVFIRRGKTLYTPPVECGLLPGVFRRHLLENFSGMVKELIVTRNDLKTADAIFIGNSVRGLVQVKLDRL, encoded by the coding sequence ATGTCTCCTGCACCCTTTACAGAAACCGAGCTCAACACATTGCTCAAGAATCTTGCGAATGAGGATAATTTTGTTTTCCTTGAAACCACGACAATAACCGGGGAAAATCACACCTCCTATCTTTTCCAAAACCCGGTGGACAGAATAATCTTTTCACCGGGCGCCTCCGTGGACAACTTTTTCGCAAAGATTGAAACCTGCCTTGACAAAGGTTTTTACCTCGCCGGCTGGTTTGCCTATGAATTCGGCTACCTCCTCGAACCATCTCTCCACAGCCTGATCAAATCCGACAATCAATCAATACTTGCAGAATTACTCGTATTCAACAAGCCGCTGACTTACGATCATTCCACCGGCGCCCGGGTTGATACCGCCCCGAAGTCCGTTTACCCCCCTTCCTCCGGGCAGATTTCTGAATTCCTGCCGGCAGGCTACCGGATTGACAATCTTAGCCTCAATGAATCTCAGGCGGATTATCTGAAAAAAATTGCCCGGATAAAACAATATATTGCCGAAGGTGATACCTACCAGGTGAATTACACCCTGAAATATCTCTTTGATTTTTCCGGTTCCAAAGAAAATCTTTACACCACACTTCGCCGCAATCAAAGTGTCTCCTATGCCGCCTATATAAGATCCCAAGGTAAAGATACCATCTCATTTTCCCCTGAACTTTTTTTCAGGAAACAGGGCTCAACCTGTACCGTACGACCCATGAAAGGAACCATCAAGCGCGGCAGCACATCTGATCAGGATGCCGAATTATCCAAGTATCTCCACCAGGACCAGAAAAACCGCAGCGAAAACATCATGATAGTCGATCTCTTACGAAATGATCTCGGCAGGTTATGCAATATGGGTGAAGTAAACGTCCAGTCCCTTTTCGATATTGAGACTTACGAAACACTGCACCAGATGACCTCAACCATTACCGGCCAGTTACGCAACGATGTTTCAATCAAGGATCTTCTAACGTGTCTTTTCCCGTGCGGCTCGGTTACCGGCGCCCCTAAAATCAGGACCATGGAGATTATTCGCGAACTCGAGTTGGAAGACAGGGGCGTCTATACCGGCGGCATCGGCTTTATCACTCCTGCAAGAGATGCGCACTTTAATGTGCCGATCAGAACTATTCAGCTTAATGGCAACAAGGGAGAGATGGGAGTCGGCTCCGGAGTTGTCTATGATTCCGATCCGGGAAACGAATGGGAGGAATGTCAGCTGAAAGCCAGATTCCTGAATGTAAGTTCGCTCAGAGCGTTGAAAAATGATTTCGAATTGATTGAAACAATCCTCTGGGACAAACAATCGGGTTACTGGCTGCTTGATTCCCATATCAATCGTCTGAAAAATTCAGCCGGACATTTCAATTACCCATTTGATGAAAAGGCTGTCCTGTCTCAACTTGAGCGTTTGGCAGAATCCTTTGACAAGAAAACCTCCCAGCGTGTGCGGCTCACTCTCAACAGTTTCGGAGAGATTTCATTAACCCATTCCCAATGTGCCGAGCCAAAACACCGATCCCCTGAAGGGATTTATGAACAGGAAGATCTGCCCCGAGTCATCCTGTCTCAAGAAAAATCAATCCCCACCGACTTGATGCTCCTCCATAAAACAACCAGACGCGAGCTGTATAACCGAGAACGGGCCAAGGCTGAAAGAAACGGCTTTGTTGAAGTAATTTTTGCAAATACCCGCGATGAAATCACCGAAGGAAGCATCAGTAACGTCTTTATCCGCAGAGGAAAAACCCTTTACACCCCGCCGGTTGAATGCGGACTGTTGCCGGGGGTGTTCCGCAGACATCTTCTTGAAAATTTCTCCGGTATGGTTAAAGAATTAATAGTCACCCGAAATGATCTTAAGACCGCCGATGCGATTTTCATCGGCAATTCGGTGAGGGGACTTGTGCAAGTTAAGCTTGATCGCTTATGA
- a CDS encoding 4Fe-4S dicluster domain-containing protein: MKISELEKLENEGTDKLPSEERRRFLKFGLAVTGVFLGGSVLSLTSVRNAQGVTGAKPATGKFSYPKHYTMVLRQNRCIDCERCKEACVKTNHVPGYGYRTTIMEQMRDIGGGKTEPVFMPVLCNHCNRPPCVRVCPTTATYKDKETGIVMMAKERCIGCKTCMAACPYNARYFDETAGVRAVDKCNFCWDTRISKGETQTACAEACPAGVRIFGLLNDESSKVYKLIHAPDKKVWVQRPETGAMPNVFYIND, from the coding sequence ATGAAAATCAGTGAGTTAGAAAAACTAGAAAATGAAGGAACGGACAAATTGCCTTCAGAGGAAAGACGTCGGTTTCTCAAGTTCGGCCTTGCCGTGACCGGCGTATTTCTTGGAGGATCCGTCCTCTCTCTGACCTCAGTTCGGAATGCGCAAGGTGTTACGGGAGCAAAACCCGCAACCGGAAAATTTTCTTATCCAAAGCATTACACCATGGTTCTGAGACAAAACCGGTGTATTGATTGTGAACGCTGCAAAGAAGCATGTGTTAAAACCAATCATGTCCCCGGTTACGGCTACCGGACCACCATTATGGAGCAAATGCGCGATATCGGCGGTGGCAAAACCGAGCCTGTTTTCATGCCGGTTCTGTGCAATCACTGTAATCGTCCTCCCTGTGTCCGTGTGTGCCCGACAACGGCAACATATAAAGATAAGGAAACCGGCATAGTTATGATGGCAAAAGAGCGCTGCATCGGTTGCAAGACCTGTATGGCAGCCTGCCCCTATAATGCCCGTTATTTTGATGAGACTGCAGGCGTCCGCGCCGTTGATAAATGTAATTTCTGCTGGGATACCCGGATTTCCAAGGGTGAAACCCAAACAGCCTGCGCTGAGGCTTGTCCTGCCGGTGTCAGGATTTTTGGTCTATTGAATGATGAATCCAGCAAGGTGTATAAATTGATTCATGCACCGGATAAGAAAGTATGGGTTCAACGACCTGAAACCGGTGCTATGCCTAATGTTTTCTACATCAACGACTGA
- a CDS encoding PBP1A family penicillin-binding protein, whose amino-acid sequence MTRSKDNTPQNDKPLQWNHTHLIILLLSVGCLLSIFIGILLYIFISLDIPDSYSLINYRPARTSEIFDSKQQPVARAFIQNRYLVPLDDMPVLLPKAFVSAEDARFYSHPGIDFWSMVRALLHNINEGKKLQGGSTITQQVARSLLLTPEKTYTRKIKEAILAYRIDHSLSKDEILNIYLNQIYFGEGAYGVEAAARTYFGKSVKDLALAEISLLAGLPQAPSRYSPFKHFMLAKKRQSYVLNRMLEDGYITQTAADKAANQILFWGRRPAQESTDSRNNYFIQYVQNYVGDKYGRKELLTGGLTIHTSLDQNLQKAADQAIKTGIALWKDRQGVTYENNLPQAAIIVQEVKTGRVLAVSGGTDFSQSQFNRATQAKRQPGSAFKPFIYAAAFGMGYHPASIIIDEPIQFQGSNQYKLWEPNNFDNKFFGPTTLRNGLIHSHNIVAIKLLQELGVSQATELAKNMGISSPLTPDLTLALGSSEVALLELTSAYAVFANNGNYTKPSFIRKIIDGNGNILEDNHPESRKVLSSEIAYQITHLLEGVIKEGTGKIVKSIGIPVAGKTGTTDKNMDAWFIGYTPDLVVGVWMGFDKKKSLGRGETGARAAAPIWLDFMKRIKRDLPDKEFTKPMGITIMPMDSMTGAITNEYSESIVLEAFSKDNLPEKPAARHINHP is encoded by the coding sequence ATGACCCGATCCAAAGACAATACCCCCCAAAACGATAAACCATTGCAATGGAATCATACCCATCTGATAATCCTGTTGTTGTCCGTTGGTTGCCTGCTCTCCATTTTTATCGGGATTCTGCTCTATATATTCATTTCACTGGATATACCGGACAGCTATTCACTGATAAATTACCGCCCGGCGCGGACCTCGGAAATTTTTGACAGTAAACAACAACCGGTAGCCAGAGCCTTTATCCAGAATCGTTATCTTGTACCCCTTGACGACATGCCGGTTCTTCTGCCGAAAGCGTTCGTATCAGCTGAGGATGCACGGTTTTATTCTCATCCCGGCATCGATTTCTGGTCCATGGTCAGGGCGTTACTTCACAATATCAATGAAGGAAAAAAACTTCAGGGTGGAAGTACAATCACCCAGCAGGTAGCGCGATCGCTCCTGCTGACCCCCGAAAAAACCTATACCAGAAAAATCAAAGAGGCAATCCTCGCATACCGTATCGATCATTCTCTCTCCAAGGATGAAATTCTCAACATCTATCTGAACCAGATATATTTCGGTGAAGGGGCCTATGGTGTTGAAGCTGCTGCCAGGACTTATTTCGGAAAATCCGTGAAAGACCTGGCCCTTGCGGAAATATCCCTTTTAGCGGGGCTGCCCCAGGCCCCCAGCCGTTACTCCCCGTTTAAACATTTCATGCTGGCAAAGAAACGGCAATCCTATGTTCTCAACAGAATGCTTGAAGATGGCTATATAACGCAAACTGCGGCAGACAAGGCAGCCAATCAGATTCTTTTCTGGGGCCGCCGCCCCGCCCAGGAATCCACCGACTCAAGAAACAATTACTTTATCCAATACGTCCAGAATTATGTGGGGGATAAATATGGAAGAAAAGAGCTTCTCACCGGCGGTCTTACGATCCACACCTCTCTGGATCAGAATCTGCAGAAAGCCGCCGACCAGGCGATCAAGACGGGTATTGCCCTGTGGAAAGACCGACAGGGGGTGACATACGAAAACAACCTTCCACAGGCGGCGATTATCGTACAGGAAGTAAAAACCGGCCGTGTGCTTGCCGTTTCAGGCGGCACGGATTTTTCTCAAAGTCAGTTTAACCGGGCCACACAGGCAAAAAGGCAGCCGGGTTCTGCCTTCAAGCCGTTTATTTATGCCGCAGCCTTTGGCATGGGATATCACCCCGCATCAATCATTATTGACGAACCCATTCAATTCCAGGGATCAAATCAATACAAACTTTGGGAACCGAATAATTTCGACAACAAATTCTTCGGTCCGACAACCCTGCGCAACGGCCTTATTCATTCCCATAACATTGTCGCCATCAAACTCCTCCAGGAGTTAGGCGTCTCCCAGGCAACAGAACTCGCCAAAAACATGGGAATCAGTTCGCCGCTCACTCCTGATTTGACACTTGCCCTGGGTTCTTCGGAAGTCGCACTCCTGGAATTGACTTCCGCCTATGCTGTATTCGCCAATAATGGCAATTATACTAAACCGTCGTTTATAAGAAAAATCATTGACGGCAACGGCAATATACTTGAAGACAATCACCCTGAATCCCGAAAAGTCCTCAGTTCAGAGATTGCCTACCAGATAACCCACTTGCTTGAAGGGGTAATAAAAGAAGGAACCGGAAAAATAGTTAAATCAATCGGCATTCCCGTTGCCGGAAAAACCGGAACAACCGATAAAAATATGGATGCGTGGTTTATCGGCTACACTCCCGACCTGGTTGTTGGCGTCTGGATGGGTTTTGACAAAAAGAAGTCTCTGGGCCGGGGTGAAACAGGAGCACGGGCAGCTGCGCCCATCTGGCTGGATTTCATGAAAAGAATCAAGAGGGATCTTCCTGACAAGGAATTCACTAAACCCATGGGCATAACTATAATGCCCATGGACAGCATGACCGGGGCAATCACTAATGAATATTCAGAAAGTATTGTCCTTGAGGCTTTCAGTAAAGACAATTTACCGGAAAAACCAGCAGCAAGACATATAAACCACCCCTAG
- a CDS encoding mechanosensitive ion channel: MFEGLQSYIPLIASIAVISLIIWAVYYFLLGRHMEIGAEARLPRQLLLLLFTTVGFLIVLLLIPMSQATRGQVLRLLGIVLTGVIALSSTTFVANAMAGLMLRLVKSFRHGDFIRIGEQFGRVSERGLFHTEIQTEDRDLTTFPNLYLVTNPLTVVRSSGTIISANLSLGYDIPRKTIEELLKKAAEEAELHEPFVLVKELGDFSVTYRIAGFLSEIKQLLTVRSNLRKKVMDILHENGIEIASPTIMNQRRIDDGVKIIPPKQQDVVEEAKPESEDSPEAMIFDKAEEAEESELRNYNMKDLVKRLEELKRAREIAADNEQIKFDSEIAVIEDLIQHIESTRKEEKQ; this comes from the coding sequence ATGTTCGAAGGTCTGCAGAGTTATATTCCTTTGATTGCATCCATTGCTGTGATTTCCCTGATTATCTGGGCCGTTTATTATTTTCTTCTTGGTCGGCATATGGAAATTGGTGCGGAAGCAAGACTGCCTCGTCAGCTTCTTCTGCTTCTCTTCACCACGGTGGGATTTTTAATTGTTCTTTTATTGATTCCCATGTCCCAGGCCACTCGCGGCCAGGTTTTGAGGTTACTTGGTATTGTCCTTACCGGCGTTATTGCCCTTTCTTCCACGACCTTTGTTGCCAACGCCATGGCAGGGTTGATGCTGCGGCTTGTAAAGAGCTTCCGCCACGGCGATTTCATCCGCATCGGTGAGCAGTTCGGCAGAGTGAGCGAACGAGGGCTTTTTCATACGGAGATTCAAACCGAAGATCGTGATTTAACGACATTCCCAAACCTTTATCTGGTGACCAATCCATTAACGGTGGTTCGCAGTTCCGGGACGATCATTTCCGCCAACCTTTCCCTTGGCTATGATATCCCGAGAAAAACCATCGAAGAGTTGCTTAAAAAGGCAGCAGAAGAGGCTGAACTCCATGAACCGTTCGTGCTGGTCAAGGAATTGGGGGATTTTTCCGTTACCTACCGCATCGCCGGTTTTTTATCGGAAATCAAGCAACTGCTAACCGTACGCTCCAATCTGCGAAAAAAGGTGATGGATATACTCCATGAAAACGGTATTGAAATTGCATCGCCGACCATTATGAATCAACGACGAATCGATGACGGGGTGAAAATAATTCCTCCCAAACAACAGGATGTCGTTGAAGAGGCAAAACCTGAATCTGAAGACTCTCCGGAAGCAATGATTTTCGATAAGGCCGAAGAAGCCGAGGAGTCGGAACTTCGCAATTACAATATGAAAGATCTGGTGAAACGCCTGGAGGAATTGAAAAGGGCCAGAGAAATTGCTGCTGATAATGAGCAAATCAAATTCGACTCAGAGATCGCTGTTATTGAGGACCTCATCCAACATATCGAAAGTACCCGAAAAGAAGAGAAACAATAG
- a CDS encoding CBS and ACT domain-containing protein — translation MLIRDWMTKDVLTVDENTSLMRATRIMKENTIRRVPVVSHGRLIGILTDRDVKDASPSKTTSLDIHELYYLLSEMKVKDVMTPDPLTLHGNESLEKAALVMMESKISGIPVVDDSDHLIGLLSETDILKGFVKITGIQDGAIQYVLDVADKPGAVTTIIQLLREFDARIISVLTSFQDAREGMKRVAVRVIVEETKRDDIIKSLEENFELVYHSRDELSNLPKKK, via the coding sequence ATGTTAATTCGGGACTGGATGACCAAGGATGTTCTGACTGTTGATGAAAACACTTCACTGATGCGCGCCACCAGAATCATGAAAGAAAACACTATCCGGCGGGTTCCAGTGGTCTCTCACGGCAGGCTCATTGGTATTCTCACTGATCGGGATGTGAAAGATGCTTCACCATCCAAAACCACATCTCTTGATATCCATGAATTATATTATCTGCTTTCCGAGATGAAGGTAAAGGATGTCATGACCCCGGATCCTCTCACCTTGCACGGTAATGAATCTCTTGAAAAAGCGGCACTGGTGATGATGGAAAGTAAAATTTCCGGAATTCCGGTGGTTGATGACTCAGATCATCTCATCGGCCTCCTCAGTGAAACGGACATCCTGAAAGGTTTTGTAAAAATCACCGGTATCCAGGACGGCGCCATCCAATACGTCCTTGATGTGGCTGATAAACCAGGTGCGGTGACGACGATTATTCAATTATTGAGAGAGTTTGATGCACGTATAATCAGTGTCCTTACGTCCTTTCAGGATGCCAGGGAAGGGATGAAGAGAGTGGCGGTCAGGGTAATCGTCGAAGAAACCAAGAGAGATGATATCATCAAAAGTCTGGAAGAAAATTTCGAACTTGTCTATCACAGCAGAGACGAATTGAGCAACCTGCCGAAAAAGAAGTAA
- the phoU gene encoding phosphate signaling complex protein PhoU: MPKHLEKEIDKLKKQLIIMGSIVEDMVYLATKSVIKKDARMAEEIIKRDIEVDNLEVEIEEDCLKILALHQPVAIDLRIIIAILKINSDLERVGDLAVNIAERSLFIGSQEPGCPVLDFTKMAHKAEGMLSRSIDTLINLDVKAAYRIRAEDEEMDAMNRDIYAFMKEEIPKNPQHVNTLLHLLSVGRHLERIADHATNIAEDVIYLVDARIVRHTPEVFEE, from the coding sequence ATGCCGAAACATCTTGAAAAAGAAATCGACAAATTAAAGAAACAACTGATCATCATGGGTTCCATTGTGGAGGACATGGTATATCTCGCCACAAAATCGGTCATTAAAAAAGACGCCAGAATGGCTGAGGAGATCATCAAGCGAGATATCGAAGTGGATAATCTCGAGGTGGAAATCGAGGAAGACTGCCTGAAAATACTCGCATTGCATCAGCCCGTGGCCATTGATCTGCGGATTATCATCGCCATCCTCAAAATCAACAGCGACCTCGAACGGGTGGGCGACCTGGCGGTCAATATCGCCGAACGCTCCCTCTTCATCGGATCACAGGAACCAGGTTGTCCGGTCCTGGACTTCACGAAAATGGCCCACAAGGCAGAAGGCATGTTGAGCAGGAGCATAGATACCCTGATCAATCTTGATGTCAAAGCCGCATACCGCATCCGGGCCGAGGATGAAGAAATGGATGCCATGAACCGTGATATCTATGCCTTCATGAAGGAGGAAATCCCCAAGAACCCACAACATGTCAACACATTGCTCCATCTTCTTTCCGTGGGCCGACATCTTGAAAGAATCGCCGATCATGCCACCAACATCGCCGAAGACGTCATCTATCTTGTCGACGCCCGCATCGTCCGCCACACCCCGGAAGTTTTTGAGGAATAA
- the pstA gene encoding phosphate ABC transporter permease PstA, translating into MNREITEKIIIMLIRAVAYLIVILVGYILYDIIRKGAPNLSWEFISGFPEQSGAKGGILPAIVGTLCLVGGTIAIALPLGVGSAIYLSEYAKPNRFTEIIRLAIVTLAGVPSIVFGLFGLGLFVIFLGFGASILSGSLTLACMVLPTIIVASEEALRAVPRGFRAASLALGATKWETIRTNVLPYSLSGMITGSILAIGRAAGETAPILLTVAAFFLPTLPKSIYDQVMALPYHLYILATQHPAADQVRPMQYGTALVLLIIVLGLSLGAIIIRIYYRRKYQW; encoded by the coding sequence ATGAACCGGGAAATCACCGAAAAAATCATTATCATGCTGATCCGGGCGGTCGCCTACTTAATCGTTATTCTGGTAGGTTACATTCTGTATGATATTATCAGAAAGGGAGCACCTAATCTCAGCTGGGAATTCATCAGCGGATTTCCTGAACAAAGCGGCGCCAAAGGGGGAATTCTTCCGGCCATCGTCGGCACCCTCTGTCTGGTCGGCGGCACCATAGCCATTGCCCTGCCTCTTGGTGTCGGCAGTGCAATCTATCTCTCGGAGTATGCAAAGCCTAATCGGTTCACCGAAATTATCCGGTTGGCCATCGTCACCCTGGCAGGAGTGCCATCCATCGTTTTCGGTCTGTTTGGCCTTGGCCTGTTTGTAATCTTTCTGGGATTCGGGGCTTCGATTCTGTCCGGCAGTCTCACCCTTGCCTGTATGGTGCTGCCGACGATCATCGTTGCCAGTGAAGAGGCTTTACGCGCGGTGCCCCGGGGATTCAGAGCGGCGAGTCTTGCACTGGGGGCAACCAAGTGGGAAACCATCCGCACCAATGTCCTGCCTTACTCCCTTTCCGGCATGATAACCGGCTCAATCCTGGCAATCGGCCGCGCAGCAGGCGAAACCGCCCCCATCCTGCTCACCGTGGCCGCTTTCTTTCTGCCGACCCTGCCGAAATCCATATACGATCAGGTCATGGCCCTGCCATACCATCTATACATCCTGGCAACACAACACCCGGCAGCCGACCAGGTGCGGCCCATGCAGTACGGTACCGCCCTTGTGTTGCTGATCATTGTTCTGGGCTTAAGCCTTGGAGCTATAATTATTCGAATTTATTACAGAAGAAAATACCAATGGTAG
- a CDS encoding phosphate ABC transporter ATP-binding protein, whose product MVEKPATAATPEISIRVEKLNFFYGEKQSLFDISIDIEARRVTALIGPSGCGKSTFLRTLNRMNDIIPNTRVQGKVSISGLDIYQGKVNIVQLRKRVGMVFQKSNPFPKSIFDNVAYGPRIHGTKNRKNLEEIVEKSLVRSALWEEVKDRLNENALSLSGGQQQRLCIARALAVDPEILLMDEPASALDPKSTTRIEDLIGELRDQYTIVIVTHNMQQAARVSDTTAFFYEGQLIETGETKKIFTKPREKQTEDYITGRFG is encoded by the coding sequence ATGGTAGAAAAACCAGCAACAGCCGCAACTCCGGAAATTTCCATCCGTGTCGAAAAACTGAATTTCTTCTACGGGGAGAAACAATCTCTCTTTGATATCAGTATTGATATTGAGGCACGCAGGGTTACTGCCCTGATCGGCCCGTCCGGTTGTGGTAAATCCACCTTTCTGCGGACTTTGAACCGCATGAACGATATTATCCCAAATACACGGGTCCAAGGAAAAGTCTCTATTTCAGGGTTGGATATTTATCAGGGAAAGGTGAATATCGTCCAATTACGAAAACGGGTTGGGATGGTGTTCCAGAAATCAAATCCATTCCCAAAATCAATTTTTGATAACGTTGCCTACGGGCCGAGAATCCATGGCACGAAAAACCGGAAAAATCTCGAAGAAATCGTTGAGAAAAGTCTGGTGCGTTCCGCCCTCTGGGAAGAAGTAAAAGACCGCCTGAACGAAAATGCCTTGAGTCTTTCCGGCGGCCAGCAGCAGCGGCTCTGCATTGCGCGTGCCCTGGCAGTGGATCCGGAAATCCTGCTCATGGATGAACCGGCCTCGGCACTGGACCCGAAATCAACAACCCGCATTGAGGATCTTATCGGCGAATTGCGCGATCAGTATACAATTGTGATAGTTACTCACAATATGCAGCAGGCGGCGCGCGTTTCAGACACTACTGCATTTTTCTATGAAGGCCAACTCATCGAAACCGGTGAGACCAAAAAAATATTTACCAAACCCCGGGAAAAGCAGACTGAAGATTATATCACTGGAAGATTCGGATAA